Proteins encoded in a region of the Streptomyces violaceoruber genome:
- a CDS encoding cupin domain-containing protein — MLEAKTLDKPDERRDFPRGHIEAVHMEGLDFAVATFEPGWRWSESVAPIAGTDSCMIHHNCYVVEGRMHVRMDDGTESEVGPGDVFVCSPGHDAWVVGDAQCVVYDFAGSMAKEYAKAD, encoded by the coding sequence ATGCTGGAGGCAAAGACGCTCGACAAGCCGGACGAGCGGCGCGATTTCCCCCGCGGGCACATCGAGGCCGTGCATATGGAAGGGCTCGACTTCGCCGTCGCCACCTTCGAACCGGGCTGGCGCTGGTCGGAGTCCGTGGCGCCGATCGCGGGCACCGACAGCTGCATGATCCACCACAACTGCTACGTGGTCGAGGGACGGATGCACGTCCGCATGGACGACGGCACCGAGAGCGAGGTGGGCCCGGGCGACGTCTTCGTCTGCTCGCCGGGCCACGACGCCTGGGTCGTGGGCGACGCACAGTGCGTCGTGTACGACTTCGCGGGCAGCATGGCGAAGGAGTACGCCAAGGCCGACTAG
- a CDS encoding pyridoxal-phosphate dependent enzyme → MTTTTPPVTLDDVRSAAARIKGVAHRTPVLRSRTLDALVGAEVHLKCENQQRVGAFKFRGAYNAASRLTPEQLARGIAAYSSGNHAQAVALAARELGTTAVIVMPEDAPPSKRDATAGYGAEIVTYDRYTGDRVAVAEALAADRGLTLIPPYEHPHVIAGQGTAALELVEETGELDALVAPVGGGGLIAGSATAVKALHPGMRVIGVEPEAGDDTRRSLAAGRRVSVPVPRTIADGQALPTPGELTFSLNRRLLDGIVLVSDDEIRDAMRFAFERLKTVLEPSGATPLAALMNGRIDALPRRVGVILSGGNVDAARFAELCGAPR, encoded by the coding sequence GTGACGACCACCACCCCGCCGGTCACCCTCGACGACGTCCGCTCCGCCGCGGCCCGCATCAAGGGCGTCGCGCACCGCACCCCGGTGCTGCGCTCGCGCACCCTCGACGCCCTCGTCGGCGCCGAGGTCCACCTCAAGTGCGAGAACCAGCAGCGGGTCGGCGCCTTCAAGTTCCGCGGCGCCTACAACGCGGCCTCCCGCCTCACCCCGGAGCAGCTGGCCAGGGGCATCGCCGCCTACTCCTCGGGCAACCACGCCCAGGCGGTCGCCCTGGCCGCCCGTGAACTGGGCACGACCGCGGTGATCGTCATGCCCGAGGACGCGCCGCCCTCCAAGCGGGACGCCACCGCGGGCTACGGCGCCGAGATCGTCACCTACGACCGCTACACCGGCGACCGTGTGGCCGTCGCCGAAGCGCTGGCCGCCGACCGGGGGCTGACCCTGATCCCGCCCTACGAACACCCGCACGTCATCGCGGGCCAGGGCACCGCCGCCCTCGAACTGGTCGAGGAGACGGGGGAGCTGGACGCGCTGGTCGCCCCCGTCGGCGGCGGCGGACTGATCGCCGGGAGCGCCACCGCGGTCAAGGCACTGCACCCCGGCATGCGGGTGATCGGCGTCGAGCCGGAGGCCGGGGACGACACCAGGCGCTCCCTGGCCGCGGGCCGGCGGGTCAGCGTGCCGGTCCCGCGCACCATCGCCGACGGCCAGGCGCTGCCCACCCCCGGCGAGCTGACGTTCTCCCTCAACCGGCGCCTGCTCGACGGGATCGTGCTGGTGTCCGACGACGAGATCCGGGACGCGATGCGGTTCGCCTTCGAACGGCTGAAGACCGTCCTCGAACCGAGCGGCGCCACTCCACTGGCCGCCCTCATGAACGGCCGGATCGACGCCCTGCCGCGCCGTGTCGGCGTGATCCTCTCCGGCGGCAACGTGGACGCCGCCCGGTTCGCCGAACTCTGCGGCGCGCCCCGCTGA
- a CDS encoding ABC transporter ATP-binding protein has product MRMFRSGARGNHDPGPASEALRLVKVTRTYGSADNAVTALDGVTLSLGRGTFTAVMGPSGSGKSTLLQCAAGLDRPDSGIVCVDGKELTGGGEAELTKFRRGRVGFVFQQYNLLETLTVAQNTVLPLKLAGRRVDRKRAREVLTSVGLGDRLGHRPDQLSGGQRQRVAIARALVTEPRVIFADEPTGALDTRSARQVLLLLQEAARVHGRTVVMVTHDPVAASYADSVVFLADGRLAGRMDAPTPDAVAERLAHLGDDVPAGV; this is encoded by the coding sequence ATGAGGATGTTTCGCTCCGGCGCACGAGGCAACCACGACCCGGGCCCCGCCTCCGAGGCCCTCCGGCTCGTCAAGGTGACCCGGACGTACGGCTCGGCGGACAACGCAGTGACCGCTCTGGACGGGGTGACGCTGAGCCTGGGACGCGGCACGTTCACCGCGGTGATGGGGCCGTCCGGGTCGGGCAAGTCCACGCTGCTCCAGTGCGCGGCGGGCCTCGACCGGCCGGACAGCGGCATCGTGTGCGTGGACGGCAAGGAGCTGACGGGTGGCGGCGAGGCGGAGCTGACGAAGTTCCGGCGCGGCCGTGTCGGGTTCGTCTTCCAGCAGTACAACCTGCTGGAGACGCTGACCGTCGCGCAGAACACGGTGCTGCCGCTCAAGCTGGCCGGGCGGCGCGTCGACCGGAAGCGGGCGCGGGAGGTCCTGACGTCGGTCGGTCTCGGGGACCGGCTCGGCCACCGTCCCGACCAGCTCTCCGGCGGTCAGCGGCAGCGGGTGGCGATCGCAAGGGCACTGGTCACCGAACCGCGGGTGATCTTCGCGGACGAGCCGACGGGCGCCCTGGACACGCGCAGCGCCCGGCAGGTGCTGCTGCTGCTCCAGGAGGCGGCGCGGGTGCACGGGCGGACCGTGGTGATGGTGACGCACGACCCGGTCGCCGCGTCGTACGCCGACTCGGTGGTCTTCCTCGCCGACGGCCGGCTGGCGGGGCGGATGGACGCGCCGACCCCGGACGCGGTCGCGGAGCGCCTCGCCCACCTGGGCGACGACGTGCCGGCGGGGGTGTGA
- a CDS encoding LutC/YkgG family protein — protein MSSRERILGRVRRALADVPDDARPYEEAVAREYLREHGQRSVAQTVDLLAENLADYRALVHRCTDGELPVLLTRLLAARGSRSVVVPPGLPPHWLAAVDATRVHDRAASTPQELDGVDSVVTGCAVAVAETGTIVLDGSPDQGRRRITLVPDHHICVVRVPDQVVSSVPGALERLDPARPLTWISGPSATSDIELDRVEGVHGPRTLEVVLLSGE, from the coding sequence GTGAGCAGCAGGGAACGCATTCTGGGCCGGGTGCGCCGGGCGCTGGCGGACGTGCCGGACGACGCGCGGCCCTACGAGGAGGCCGTGGCCCGGGAGTATCTGCGCGAGCACGGGCAGCGGTCCGTCGCACAGACGGTGGACCTGCTCGCCGAGAACCTGGCGGACTACCGGGCCCTCGTGCACCGGTGCACGGACGGGGAGTTGCCCGTGCTGTTGACGCGGCTTCTGGCGGCGCGCGGTTCGCGGAGCGTGGTGGTCCCGCCAGGGCTGCCACCGCACTGGCTGGCGGCGGTCGACGCGACCCGCGTCCACGACCGGGCTGCGAGCACCCCACAAGAACTCGACGGGGTCGACAGCGTGGTGACCGGCTGCGCCGTCGCCGTCGCCGAGACCGGCACGATCGTCCTGGACGGCTCCCCCGACCAGGGGCGGCGGCGCATCACCCTGGTCCCCGACCACCACATCTGCGTCGTGCGGGTGCCCGACCAGGTCGTGTCGTCGGTGCCCGGGGCGCTCGAGCGCCTCGACCCGGCCCGCCCGTTGACGTGGATCTCCGGTCCCTCCGCGACGAGTGACATCGAGCTGGACCGCGTGGAGGGGGTGCACGGCCCACGCACCCTGGAGGTGGTGCTGCTGAGCGGCGAGTAG
- a CDS encoding ABC transporter permease has protein sequence MSVLALRSIRRRPGRFLATLLSAFLGAAIIMAFNSMHDTAGQDGVDPVSSETLGTAAGVVGGYGSLLVFFAVASTLTVNVRQRTAELDLLRCSGATPAQIRRMVVGEAVAVALVGAALAIGPAMLGGRALLDMFQDSGQVARSVDYSFGPIALSSGVSITLLASAGAAFLAVRRLTRGGRERTGAKRFLAGAALVTGASAAGATFLFSATDEMLMAAPAYGAILLSVGFALLSPRLLKGVLDRLPLSGASGWLAVRNLRRRASHLAGILVSLILFTAVSTATLTMQSVESDAVKASGLVKSVDAKNLETLNLTVVGIIAVFVCVMLVNSLYAATTYRSREFGQQRLAGATPGQVLAVVGAEGVILTVTGVFFGTVAALAGVVPFTVVRTDAVLPDQFLGVWLAMVALAAAVTLGTGLGTARRVLRTPAVGAVTSAA, from the coding sequence ATGTCCGTACTGGCTCTCCGGTCGATCCGGCGCCGCCCCGGGCGGTTCCTGGCGACGCTGCTGTCCGCCTTCCTGGGGGCGGCGATCATCATGGCGTTCAACTCGATGCACGACACGGCCGGGCAGGACGGCGTCGACCCGGTCAGCTCGGAGACGCTGGGCACGGCGGCGGGGGTCGTCGGCGGGTACGGAAGCCTGCTGGTGTTCTTCGCGGTGGCCTCGACGCTGACGGTCAACGTGCGTCAGCGCACCGCCGAACTGGACCTGCTGCGCTGCTCGGGGGCGACCCCGGCGCAGATCAGGCGGATGGTCGTGGGTGAGGCGGTGGCGGTGGCGCTGGTGGGCGCGGCGCTGGCGATCGGCCCGGCGATGCTCGGCGGTCGGGCGCTGCTGGACATGTTCCAGGACAGCGGCCAGGTGGCGCGGTCGGTGGACTACTCCTTCGGCCCCATCGCGCTGTCGAGCGGTGTGTCCATCACCCTGCTGGCGTCCGCGGGCGCCGCGTTCCTCGCGGTACGGCGCCTGACCCGCGGTGGCCGGGAGCGGACCGGCGCGAAGCGGTTCCTGGCCGGTGCGGCGCTGGTCACCGGTGCCTCGGCGGCGGGCGCCACCTTCCTGTTCTCCGCGACCGACGAGATGCTGATGGCGGCGCCGGCCTACGGGGCGATCCTGCTGTCGGTCGGTTTCGCGCTGCTGTCGCCGCGGCTGCTGAAGGGCGTGCTCGACCGGCTGCCCCTGAGCGGCGCGAGCGGCTGGCTGGCGGTGCGCAACCTGCGTCGGCGGGCGAGTCACCTGGCCGGGATCCTGGTCTCGCTGATCCTGTTCACCGCGGTGTCGACGGCGACGCTCACCATGCAGTCGGTGGAGAGCGACGCGGTGAAGGCCTCGGGGCTGGTGAAGTCGGTCGACGCCAAGAACCTGGAGACGCTGAACCTCACGGTGGTCGGCATCATCGCGGTGTTCGTCTGCGTGATGCTGGTCAACTCGCTGTACGCGGCGACGACGTACCGCTCGCGCGAGTTCGGTCAGCAGCGGCTGGCGGGAGCGACGCCGGGGCAGGTGCTGGCCGTGGTCGGCGCCGAGGGCGTGATCCTCACGGTCACGGGGGTGTTCTTCGGCACCGTGGCCGCACTGGCCGGAGTGGTGCCGTTCACGGTGGTCCGCACCGACGCGGTGCTGCCGGACCAGTTCCTCGGGGTGTGGCTCGCGATGGTGGCGCTGGCGGCGGCGGTGACGCTGGGGACGGGCCTGGGCACGGCCCGGCGGGTGCTGCGGACGCCGGCGGTGGGGGCGGTGACGTCGGCCGCGTGA